Below is a window of Pseudomonas sp. B21-040 DNA.
CTGAAAATCGCACTGTATGTGGCGATCTTCATCTCGCAGATCCTCTGCGGCTTGGCGACGGTAACCTCGGTTTCGCGCATGATCTTCGCGTTCTCACGTGACGGCGGCCTGCCCTGCTCCAAAGCGCTGGCCTCGGTCTCGCCGACCTTTCGCAGCCCGGTGGCCGCGATCTGGACCGGTGCCACCCTCGCCGTTTTGTTCGACTGGGGATCGTCGGTGATCTCGGTGGGGGCAACGCCGGTCTATACGATCGTGGTGTCCTGCACGGTGATCTTCCTGTTCTTCTCGTTCATCATTCCCATCGTGCTGGGCCTGTTCACCTACGGGACCTCGAAATGGCCAACCATGGGCCCGTGGAACATGGGGCGCTTCTGGTACACCGTGTTTGCCCTGCTCTCGGTTCTGTCGATGATCATTATTTTCGTCATCGGCATCCAGCCACCGAACGATTGGGCGCTGTACATCACTATTGGTTTCCTGGTGCTGACGGCCATCGTCTGGTTCGGCTTTGAAGCCCGCCGCTTCCAGGGGCCGCCGGTGGGCGACATGATCGTCAAGCGTCAGGCAGAAATTGCAGCGGCTGAGGCGGCGTTGAACAAGCGCGCTTGAAGCTGATCGCCTTCGCCATAAAAAACGGGACGCTGAACGTCCCGTTTTTTATGCGAGTAAATAGATCAATGACTAAACGAGAGGGAGGCAGCTGTACGCAGGTTAGTCGACCGGGGAAGCTAGCAAAGCCGGCGGATTCTGGCGTACCCGTAGGCAACGTCGCAAGGGTGGTGGTGACGTGGTCTCTGTATCAGCCGGCTGCCGGTCAATTGCTGCCGGTCAGCACGGGCAGAAAGCGGCCGCGACCTTGCCGATCAACTCCACACACCCGGCATCAATCGCGACGCGCGCCCTGACTGGAACTACTTACCACCCCAGGTGGTGTCCGTCACGATGTACGCAAGCCGTTGCGTCTGGCCTTGATGGTCAATGTATTCCATGGTCACCGGATAAACTGCATCCTCGACGGGTGTTGCCGTCACCGAGACCACCTCGGCGATATCCAGGTGCATCCCATACTTATACTGAGTGTCGGCGACAGGTGACGGGCTGACGGCCAGCACCGGACCTGTAGTCAGCACCAGCATGACGAAACACAATGTTTTTTTCATTTTCGTTTCCTCAGTATTTCTGTAGCGCTTCGCATTCCCTGTCCAGTTGATCGAGTGACTGCCTGAGTCACTTTTGTGGTCGATGCAATCAACCAGTATGGACCCGTGATGGGTAACGCGCCCCATCAGGCGCGACTATAGATAAGCCGCGATCTCCTGCTCCGCCTCCTGGAAGTACGAACGGATGATACTGAACGACTGCTTCGCAGCGGGTGTCAGTGTCCGATGCCGGATCGTTACGATGCCCAGGGTCAGGTCTAGTTCAAAGGGTGGCTGCACATTAAGGATTGCGACGGACTTTTCCCTGAGCAGTTTGATCATGGCGAGGAAGGTGGTGGGAAAAAGCACGTCGGTACTGAGAATCAGGTCGTGCGCCGTCTCGATGTTATTGATGCTCGCGGCAAAGTTGGTCTCGATGGGCAACTGCATGCCATAGAGATGGGCCATCTTCAGTGCCAACATCTCACTGATGTATCCCGAGCCGATCAGCGGGTACTCTTTGAGGTCATCCATGGTCAGGCCCTTGCGCCCGGCCAGTGGGTGCCCGGCCCGGGCGAACCAGCCAAAACTGCATGTGTACAAAGGCTCGGCCATTAGCTCCGGGTAGCGGGCTGCCGCACCAACATCACCAATGAAGAAGTCGAGCT
It encodes the following:
- a CDS encoding DUF2790 domain-containing protein, which codes for MKKTLCFVMLVLTTGPVLAVSPSPVADTQYKYGMHLDIAEVVSVTATPVEDAVYPVTMEYIDHQGQTQRLAYIVTDTTWGGK
- a CDS encoding LysR family transcriptional regulator — its product is MNTRQLQHFLALMNTGSLSAAADAVHLSQPALSRSIKALEDELRVSLFDRTNRRLHPTPFAMEYLERAKRIVFEERDGARTLNLMKNGAYGPLAFGLGSSVALDFLASLIRQLLATGPGLKIQAQVHSTDVLLDALQKEKLDFFIGDVGAAARYPELMAEPLYTCSFGWFARAGHPLAGRKGLTMDDLKEYPLIGSGYISEMLALKMAHLYGMQLPIETNFAASINNIETAHDLILSTDVLFPTTFLAMIKLLREKSVAILNVQPPFELDLTLGIVTIRHRTLTPAAKQSFSIIRSYFQEAEQEIAAYL